A portion of the Propionispora vibrioides genome contains these proteins:
- a CDS encoding NYN domain-containing protein, translated as MKHIPKDKLLVDGYNVINDWQELVAIKDNLEYARDKLIEILSGYGVFKDCRITVVFDAHAVADGEGCQQIINDFVDVVFTKEGETADSYIEKMAYFFMRQTGGGRVYVVTSDWAEQMQILGSGAYRISARELRSYVRAAEKSMKQGFSEHVLNYRRQELSDRLNGDVAKRLDELRRGGRKR; from the coding sequence ATGAAACATATTCCTAAAGACAAATTACTGGTTGATGGGTATAATGTTATCAATGACTGGCAAGAGCTTGTGGCAATAAAGGACAATCTGGAATATGCGCGGGACAAACTAATAGAAATCTTGTCAGGCTATGGTGTTTTTAAAGATTGCAGGATTACGGTCGTTTTTGACGCCCATGCGGTGGCGGACGGTGAAGGCTGTCAGCAGATAATCAACGATTTCGTCGATGTGGTGTTTACCAAAGAAGGCGAAACGGCGGACAGCTATATCGAAAAAATGGCCTATTTCTTTATGCGCCAAACCGGTGGCGGGCGGGTTTATGTGGTGACTTCCGACTGGGCCGAACAAATGCAGATTCTGGGCTCGGGAGCGTATCGCATTTCGGCCCGGGAGCTAAGGAGCTATGTGCGGGCCGCAGAAAAAAGCATGAAGCAGGGGTTTTCGGAGCATGTCCTGAACTATCGCCGGCAGGAACTTTCTGACCGGCTGAATGGTGATGTGGCAAAAAGGCTGGATGAGTTGCGACGGGGTGGGAGAAAACGTTGA
- a CDS encoding dihydrofolate reductase — protein sequence MKAIVAVDANWGIGCGGRLLQHIPEDMKFFKQTTLHKVVIMGRETFESLPGQEPLKDRVNIVLSRKADFIHEKVTICRSLPELFRAIAQYDTDDVFVIGGESVYTQLLPYCSAALVTKIEKLYVADKFFVDLDEEKNWRLVAAGEPKSYQDIRFSFCTYVQDETAAGV from the coding sequence ATGAAAGCCATTGTTGCAGTTGATGCCAACTGGGGAATTGGTTGCGGCGGAAGATTGCTGCAACATATCCCGGAGGATATGAAGTTTTTTAAACAGACGACCTTGCATAAGGTTGTGATTATGGGCAGGGAGACCTTTGAATCGCTGCCGGGCCAGGAGCCTTTAAAGGACCGGGTTAATATTGTACTGAGCAGGAAGGCGGATTTTATCCATGAAAAAGTAACCATCTGCCGTTCGTTGCCGGAATTGTTTCGGGCCATAGCGCAATATGATACGGATGATGTTTTTGTAATCGGTGGGGAATCGGTATATACCCAATTGCTGCCATACTGTTCGGCGGCCCTTGTCACCAAGATAGAAAAACTTTACGTGGCGGACAAGTTCTTTGTCGATTTGGATGAAGAAAAGAACTGGCGTCTGGTCGCTGCCGGTGAACCCAAAAGCTATCAGGACATTCGTTTTAGTTTCTGCACCTATGTGCAAGACGAGACTGCTGCCGGGGTGTAG
- the cysS gene encoding cysteine--tRNA ligase yields MSLRVYNTLTKQKEEFVPMTAGQVKTYVCGVTPYNHPHIGNARPFVTWDVIKRYLEYIGYKVYHVQNFTDVDDKIIKTANAEGVTWDVIANRYIAAYFEVMDQLNVRRADLYPRVSGHMADIIRMVKTLVDKGFAYEKDGDVYYAVTRFEEYGKLSGRSLDDMKAGARVDVDDRKGHPMDFALWKSAKPGEPAWESPWGPGRPGWHIECSAMSLKYLGETFDFHGGGSDLVFPHHENEIAQSEACTGVEPFVRYWLHNGFITVNEEKMSKSLGNFFLVKDILEHYSPQVLRFFILSTHYRSPLDFSDERLDEAQRSLERLTTAMHSLKQLATVQPADSSDGSTADQEVIVRQAKEEFLAAMNDDFNTSLAISVLFGLAKEINIYCSAVTGGKAPYSAAGAAVLQSAYQELADILGINLEQEPAGADAQDGLLEGVMDIVIDIRQQARQNKDWATADQIRNRLQEIGIVLEDSPQGIRWKKK; encoded by the coding sequence ATGAGTCTAAGAGTGTATAATACATTAACCAAACAAAAAGAAGAATTTGTACCCATGACAGCGGGACAGGTAAAAACCTATGTGTGCGGTGTAACCCCCTATAACCATCCGCATATCGGCAATGCCCGCCCGTTTGTTACCTGGGATGTCATTAAACGGTATTTGGAGTATATCGGCTATAAGGTATACCATGTGCAGAATTTTACCGATGTGGATGACAAAATCATTAAAACCGCCAATGCCGAAGGCGTGACCTGGGATGTGATTGCCAATCGCTATATCGCAGCCTACTTTGAAGTGATGGATCAGCTGAATGTACGGCGGGCCGATTTGTACCCGCGGGTTTCCGGCCATATGGCGGACATTATCCGGATGGTGAAAACACTGGTTGATAAGGGCTTTGCCTATGAGAAGGACGGCGATGTCTACTATGCCGTGACCCGTTTTGAAGAGTACGGCAAGCTGAGCGGCCGCAGCCTGGACGATATGAAAGCCGGCGCCCGGGTCGATGTGGATGACCGGAAGGGCCATCCTATGGATTTTGCGCTGTGGAAAAGCGCCAAACCGGGTGAACCGGCCTGGGAAAGTCCCTGGGGACCGGGGCGGCCGGGCTGGCATATCGAGTGTTCGGCCATGTCGCTTAAATATTTGGGCGAAACCTTTGATTTTCATGGTGGCGGCAGCGATCTGGTATTTCCCCATCACGAAAATGAGATTGCCCAGTCGGAAGCCTGTACCGGCGTGGAGCCATTTGTCCGGTATTGGCTCCATAACGGTTTTATTACTGTGAATGAAGAAAAAATGAGTAAATCGCTGGGGAATTTTTTCCTGGTTAAAGACATTTTGGAGCATTATTCACCACAGGTGTTACGGTTCTTCATTTTATCCACCCATTATCGCAGTCCCCTGGATTTCAGTGATGAAAGACTGGATGAAGCGCAGCGCAGTCTGGAACGGTTGACCACAGCTATGCACAGCCTTAAGCAACTGGCAACGGTGCAACCTGCGGACAGTTCTGACGGATCAACGGCTGACCAGGAAGTGATCGTCCGGCAGGCCAAGGAAGAATTTCTGGCGGCGATGAATGATGATTTTAATACATCCCTGGCCATCAGCGTGTTGTTTGGTCTGGCTAAAGAAATCAATATATACTGCAGTGCCGTGACTGGCGGTAAAGCACCGTATAGTGCGGCCGGCGCCGCCGTATTGCAGTCGGCTTACCAGGAGTTGGCCGATATTTTGGGAATTAATCTGGAACAGGAGCCGGCGGGAGCGGACGCTCAGGACGGTTTGCTGGAGGGTGTGATGGATATCGTGATTGACATTCGTCAACAGGCCCGCCAGAACAAAGACTGGGCCACAGCCGATCAAATCCGCAACCGGCTGCAGGAAATCGGCATTGTGCTGGAGGATTCACCGCAAGGGATCAGGTGGAAGAAAAAATGA
- the rlmB gene encoding 23S rRNA (guanosine(2251)-2'-O)-methyltransferase RlmB, producing the protein MGNGKERDTTMPVTEDFVAGRNSVMEVLKGGRSVNKILVAKGERHGTVREIIGLARSKGLVIQEVEMSKLDQVAAGIRHQGVVALVPPVAYVELEDILHKASVQGEAPCLVVLDELEDPHNLGAILRTADAAGVHGVLIPKRRSCPLSGTVAKTSAGAVEYVPVARIGNVVQTLENLKKQGFWIVGADMDGEKAYYQADLTGPLVVVIGSEGKGLGRLVKEACDFLVRIPMKGQINSLNASVACSLLLYEVLKQREMKEI; encoded by the coding sequence ATGGGAAATGGGAAGGAGCGCGATACCACCATGCCGGTAACAGAAGATTTTGTGGCGGGAAGAAACAGCGTGATGGAAGTGTTGAAAGGCGGCCGGTCGGTTAATAAAATACTGGTAGCCAAAGGAGAACGGCATGGGACGGTACGGGAGATTATCGGACTGGCTCGCAGCAAAGGCCTGGTTATTCAGGAAGTGGAGATGAGCAAGCTAGATCAGGTGGCGGCCGGGATCCGTCATCAGGGGGTTGTGGCACTGGTGCCGCCAGTCGCTTATGTGGAACTGGAAGATATCCTGCATAAAGCCTCTGTCCAGGGCGAGGCTCCCTGCCTTGTTGTACTGGATGAGCTGGAAGATCCGCACAATCTCGGCGCTATTTTAAGGACGGCTGATGCCGCTGGCGTGCATGGGGTGCTTATCCCTAAACGGCGGAGTTGTCCACTATCGGGAACGGTGGCCAAGACATCGGCCGGTGCAGTGGAATATGTGCCAGTTGCCCGGATCGGCAATGTGGTGCAAACGCTGGAGAACCTTAAAAAGCAAGGCTTCTGGATTGTCGGCGCCGATATGGACGGCGAAAAGGCTTATTATCAGGCCGATTTGACCGGCCCGCTGGTTGTGGTAATCGGCAGCGAGGGGAAAGGTCTGGGCCGGTTGGTGAAGGAGGCCTGTGATTTCTTGGTGCGCATTCCGATGAAGGGGCAGATCAATTCGCTAAACGCTTCGGTTGCCTGTTCCCTGCTTTTATACGAAGTTCTTAAACAACGGGAGATGAAAGAGATTTGA
- the pfp gene encoding diphosphate--fructose-6-phosphate 1-phosphotransferase — MSKNTVAILCGGGPAPGMNGVISGVTIAARNNGWDVIGVYEGFSHLAKGEKKVTSLTVDDVSKIHLQGGSIIHTARFNPTKNEEHLKTAINTLRELGVTHLVTIGGDDTAYSASTVASYAKKNMGINFSVVHVPKTIDNDLPLPEGVPTFGFETARQVGADIATNILEDAKTAQRWFLGIAMGRTAGHLPLGIGKSSAAQVTIIPEDFTEAKVHLSTVVDIIVGSVIKRLADGKGFGLAVVAEGIIEKIPEEDLSAVEGLERDEHGHIRYAEINFGELLKKAATKRLAELGIKMNFVTKDIGYETRCASPNAFDIEYTRDLGYSAVEFLKNGGADAIITVVNGEAKPLPFSEMLDPVTKKTAVRFVNVNSVKYKIARAMMTLLTAEDFKAGKVEKLAAVTNLSVDEFTKQFNK, encoded by the coding sequence ATGTCGAAAAATACGGTAGCAATTCTTTGCGGCGGCGGTCCGGCACCTGGCATGAATGGAGTTATCAGCGGTGTTACGATTGCGGCAAGAAATAATGGCTGGGATGTAATCGGGGTTTATGAGGGTTTCTCTCATTTAGCCAAAGGCGAGAAGAAAGTGACCTCCCTGACAGTTGATGATGTAAGCAAAATTCATTTGCAGGGTGGCAGTATTATACATACAGCGCGCTTTAATCCTACGAAAAATGAAGAACATCTTAAAACCGCGATCAACACGCTGCGGGAATTGGGTGTAACCCATCTGGTAACCATCGGCGGCGATGACACGGCATATTCGGCTTCTACAGTGGCTTCCTATGCCAAGAAAAATATGGGAATCAATTTCAGCGTAGTGCATGTGCCCAAAACTATTGATAATGACCTGCCGTTACCGGAAGGCGTTCCTACTTTCGGCTTTGAAACCGCCCGTCAGGTTGGTGCAGATATTGCTACCAATATTCTGGAAGATGCCAAAACGGCCCAACGCTGGTTCCTCGGCATTGCCATGGGACGTACAGCAGGCCATTTGCCGCTGGGTATTGGCAAAAGCTCGGCTGCCCAGGTTACCATTATTCCGGAAGACTTTACGGAAGCCAAAGTTCACTTGAGCACCGTTGTGGACATCATTGTCGGTTCGGTAATCAAACGTCTGGCTGACGGAAAAGGTTTCGGTCTGGCAGTTGTCGCCGAAGGCATTATCGAAAAAATTCCGGAAGAAGACTTGAGTGCAGTGGAAGGGCTGGAAAGAGACGAACACGGCCACATCCGTTATGCTGAAATTAACTTCGGTGAATTGCTGAAAAAAGCGGCGACCAAACGGTTGGCTGAACTGGGCATCAAAATGAACTTTGTGACTAAAGACATCGGTTACGAAACCCGCTGCGCTTCACCGAACGCTTTTGATATCGAATACACCCGTGACCTTGGCTATTCGGCCGTTGAATTCCTGAAAAACGGCGGTGCCGACGCGATTATTACCGTGGTTAACGGCGAAGCTAAGCCGCTGCCGTTCAGCGAAATGCTGGACCCGGTAACCAAGAAAACGGCAGTCCGTTTCGTGAATGTAAATTCGGTAAAATACAAAATCGCCAGAGCGATGATGACTTTGCTGACTGCAGAAGACTTCAAAGCAGGCAAGGTAGAAAAGCTGGCAGCCGTAACCAATCTGTCGGTTGACGAGTTTACCAAACAATTTAACAAGTAG
- the thyA gene encoding thymidylate synthase — MTFIAMCKDILAHGFSSEGEAVRARWADGALAHTIKKFAVVNRYDLAEEFPILTLRPTNLKAAIDEMLWIWQKKSNNIKELNSRIWDSWADESGSIGKAYGYQLAIKHQYREGEFDQVDRLLLDLKENPYSRRIIVNMYNHADLHAMNLYPCAYSMTFNVTGNRLNAILNQRSQDILVANNWNVAQYAVLVHMLAQVSDLEAGELVHVIADAHIYDRHIPLVEELINRPAYPAPKLLINRQVKSFYDFTVADFVLEGYQSGPQIKNIPVAI, encoded by the coding sequence ATGACATTCATTGCTATGTGTAAAGATATTCTGGCCCATGGTTTTTCCTCTGAAGGGGAAGCGGTACGGGCCAGATGGGCGGACGGTGCTCTGGCCCACACGATTAAGAAATTTGCGGTGGTCAACCGCTACGATCTGGCGGAGGAATTTCCGATCCTTACGCTCAGGCCAACCAATTTAAAGGCTGCCATTGATGAGATGCTGTGGATCTGGCAGAAAAAATCCAATAACATCAAAGAACTGAACAGCCGCATTTGGGATAGCTGGGCTGATGAAAGCGGCTCGATTGGCAAGGCCTATGGTTATCAACTGGCGATTAAGCATCAATATCGCGAAGGCGAGTTTGACCAGGTGGACCGGCTTTTGCTGGATTTAAAAGAAAATCCTTACAGTCGGCGCATCATTGTCAACATGTATAACCATGCCGATTTGCACGCTATGAATTTGTATCCCTGTGCCTATAGCATGACCTTCAATGTGACCGGTAACCGGCTCAATGCGATTTTGAATCAGCGCTCCCAGGATATTCTGGTGGCCAATAACTGGAATGTAGCCCAGTATGCTGTGCTGGTGCATATGCTGGCCCAGGTGAGCGATCTGGAAGCGGGTGAACTGGTGCATGTCATCGCCGATGCCCATATCTATGACCGGCATATTCCTCTGGTGGAGGAGCTGATCAACCGTCCTGCTTATCCGGCACCTAAGCTGCTAATTAACCGGCAGGTGAAGAGCTTTTATGATTTTACCGTAGCTGACTTTGTGTTGGAGGGCTATCAAAGTGGTCCGCAAATCAAAAATATCCCTGTCGCTATTTAA
- the sigH gene encoding RNA polymerase sporulation sigma factor SigH → MRASTQYDLYSCFENMTDEEIVIDAKDNDNAVALDYLINKYRNFVRAKARSYFLIGADREDIIQEGMIGLYKAIRDFRNDKLSSFRAFAELCVTRQIITAIKTATRQKHIPLNSYVSLNKPIYDEDSDRTLLDVLSGSKISDPEELVISREEFIDIEEKMGEILSDLEWKVLMSYLDGKSYQEIAVELERHVKSIDNALQRVKRKLERYLDHRSEECDAGGNAYKALAGLDKDAALFRDCSEEIDD, encoded by the coding sequence ATGCGGGCTAGTACTCAATACGATTTATACAGTTGTTTTGAAAATATGACTGATGAAGAAATCGTAATTGATGCCAAGGATAATGACAATGCAGTAGCTCTGGACTACTTGATTAATAAATACCGCAACTTCGTTCGCGCGAAGGCCAGGTCTTATTTTTTAATTGGTGCTGACAGAGAGGATATTATTCAGGAAGGCATGATCGGTCTCTATAAGGCGATTCGGGACTTTCGCAATGATAAGCTTTCCTCTTTCCGGGCGTTTGCCGAGTTGTGCGTAACGCGCCAGATTATTACTGCCATTAAAACTGCCACCAGGCAGAAGCATATTCCTTTGAATTCTTACGTTTCTCTGAACAAGCCGATTTATGATGAAGACTCTGATCGGACGTTGCTGGATGTGCTGTCGGGTTCCAAGATATCCGATCCGGAGGAACTGGTAATCAGCCGGGAAGAATTCATTGACATCGAAGAGAAGATGGGCGAAATTCTCAGCGATCTGGAATGGAAGGTCTTAATGTCCTACTTGGACGGCAAGTCGTACCAGGAAATCGCCGTGGAGTTGGAACGCCACGTGAAATCGATCGACAATGCCCTGCAGCGAGTTAAGCGCAAGCTGGAACGTTATCTGGATCATCGCAGTGAAGAATGCGATGCCGGAGGCAACGCCTATAAGGCTTTAGCCGGTCTGGATAAGGATGCCGCCCTGTTCCGGGACTGTAGCGAAGAAATTGATGACTAG
- the cysE gene encoding serine O-acetyltransferase: MFKRIQRDIDAVFERDPAAKNVLEVLLCYPGLHAIWLHRISHYLFKKGLVLLPRLISNFARFLTGIEIHPGATIGEGLFIDHGTGVVIGETAELGDNVTLYQGVTLGGTGKEKGKRHPTVGNNVVVATGAKVLGSFKVGDNSKIGAGSVVLREVPPNSTVVGIPGKIVWHEGKKIDDARPDVDLEHNNLPDPEAEMIFCLQRGMMRLEERICQLEEELKQYESKSV, encoded by the coding sequence ATGTTTAAACGGATACAGAGAGACATCGACGCGGTATTTGAACGCGATCCTGCTGCTAAAAATGTGCTGGAAGTACTTTTATGCTATCCCGGACTACATGCTATCTGGCTGCACCGTATCAGTCATTATTTATTTAAAAAGGGTCTGGTGTTGTTGCCGCGTCTGATTTCCAATTTCGCAAGGTTTTTAACCGGCATAGAAATTCATCCCGGTGCCACAATAGGAGAAGGACTGTTCATTGACCACGGCACAGGAGTTGTCATCGGCGAAACGGCTGAATTGGGAGATAATGTCACCCTGTATCAGGGCGTGACGCTCGGCGGCACCGGCAAGGAAAAAGGCAAACGCCATCCGACAGTGGGCAATAATGTCGTTGTTGCTACCGGCGCCAAAGTGCTGGGATCTTTTAAGGTAGGCGACAATTCCAAGATTGGTGCCGGCTCGGTGGTGCTGCGGGAAGTGCCGCCTAACTCTACGGTTGTCGGGATTCCGGGAAAGATTGTGTGGCATGAAGGCAAGAAGATTGATGATGCCAGACCGGATGTCGATCTGGAACATAACAACCTGCCCGATCCGGAAGCGGAAATGATATTCTGTCTACAGCGCGGCATGATGCGGCTGGAAGAGCGGATTTGTCAGTTAGAAGAGGAGCTGAAACAATATGAGTCTAAGAGTGTATAA
- a CDS encoding Mini-ribonuclease 3, giving the protein MRFDHYQYLMANMFKQQSEETSAFPVNYTDIPVHRLPPLVLAYVGDAYFTLYVRTRLLSYEQNKVRVLHDCDAKMVSAVMQARAYKALEATLSEEEIAVVKRGRNAKSSVPKSATVAEYRYSTGFEALLGYLYLKEDYRRLVELVSQAFDVISREMTKTGAASPQ; this is encoded by the coding sequence ATGAGGTTTGACCACTATCAGTATTTAATGGCCAATATGTTCAAACAGCAGTCTGAAGAAACGAGCGCTTTCCCGGTCAATTATACCGACATTCCGGTTCATCGCCTGCCACCGTTGGTGCTGGCCTATGTAGGGGATGCTTACTTTACCCTGTATGTGCGGACACGGTTGTTGTCTTATGAGCAGAATAAAGTGCGAGTACTGCATGACTGTGATGCCAAAATGGTGTCGGCGGTTATGCAGGCCCGCGCCTATAAAGCGCTGGAGGCCACTTTGTCTGAGGAGGAAATCGCTGTGGTCAAGCGGGGCCGCAACGCCAAGTCCAGCGTTCCCAAAAGCGCGACGGTTGCCGAATACCGCTACAGTACCGGCTTTGAGGCTTTGCTGGGATATCTGTATTTAAAGGAAGATTACCGTCGTTTGGTGGAACTTGTCAGTCAGGCTTTTGACGTTATTTCCCGGGAAATGACAAAAACAGGGGCTGCCTCGCCGCAATAG
- the gltX gene encoding glutamate--tRNA ligase, which translates to MMLKEPIRVRFAPSPTGPFHIGGARSALFNWLLAKKQGGTLILRIEDTDRERSTKESEENIKEALRWLGMDWDEGIDVGGEYGPYRQTERLEIYRQYTEKLLAEGLAYHCYCTDEELEAERQNQLQRGETPLYSGRCCHLSTAERDAFEQEGRKPTVRFRVPENKQIVFTDLVRGTVSFESNGVGDYVIVKSDGIPVYNYAVVMDDALMQITHVIRAEEHLSNTPRQILLYEALGFPVPAFGHISLILGKDRTKMSKRHGATSVEQYRKLGYLPEALVNFLALLGWAPVGEQEIFSLDELIEQFSIDRVAKNPAVFDVDKLNWINAQYIKKSSPERIAELALPHLIEAGYVKEDELTEEKRAWIVQFVAAIQEHLSYAAQVLEHADIFFHDEFTFENQEAEAVLKEEEIPAVLDKFQERLSALEAVDAAAVQALLKGLVKELKLPGKKVYMPIRIALTGKMHGPELPHFIPVIGKERALRRLSASRSKI; encoded by the coding sequence GACCGTTTCATATTGGCGGTGCCCGTTCTGCCTTATTCAATTGGCTGTTAGCCAAGAAACAGGGCGGTACATTAATACTCAGGATTGAGGATACCGATCGGGAGCGTTCCACCAAGGAGTCGGAGGAGAATATTAAGGAAGCTTTACGCTGGCTGGGTATGGACTGGGATGAAGGCATTGATGTGGGCGGCGAATATGGCCCTTACCGCCAGACTGAACGTTTGGAGATTTATCGTCAATATACCGAAAAACTGCTGGCTGAGGGGTTGGCTTACCATTGCTACTGTACGGACGAGGAGTTGGAAGCCGAACGGCAAAACCAACTGCAACGGGGGGAAACTCCGTTATATTCCGGCCGTTGCTGCCATTTGAGCACCGCTGAGCGGGACGCTTTTGAACAAGAAGGCCGTAAGCCCACTGTCCGTTTCCGGGTGCCGGAAAATAAGCAAATTGTTTTTACCGACCTGGTTCGCGGTACAGTGTCGTTTGAATCCAATGGGGTCGGCGACTATGTCATTGTAAAATCAGATGGTATCCCTGTCTATAATTATGCGGTTGTGATGGATGATGCCCTAATGCAGATAACGCATGTCATCCGGGCAGAGGAACATCTTTCTAATACACCACGGCAAATTCTTCTCTATGAAGCGCTCGGCTTCCCCGTTCCGGCCTTCGGCCATATTTCCCTGATTCTGGGCAAGGACCGCACGAAAATGAGTAAGCGGCATGGGGCTACTTCGGTGGAACAGTACCGTAAGCTGGGATATTTGCCGGAAGCATTAGTCAACTTCTTGGCTCTCTTAGGCTGGGCACCTGTCGGTGAACAGGAAATCTTTAGCCTGGATGAATTGATTGAACAGTTTTCCATCGACCGGGTCGCCAAAAATCCGGCGGTGTTTGATGTGGACAAATTAAACTGGATTAATGCGCAATACATCAAAAAATCCAGTCCGGAGCGGATTGCCGAACTGGCTCTGCCTCATTTAATTGAAGCGGGCTACGTAAAAGAGGACGAATTAACTGAAGAAAAGCGGGCCTGGATCGTGCAGTTCGTAGCGGCTATTCAGGAGCATCTCAGCTATGCCGCCCAAGTGCTCGAGCATGCCGACATATTCTTTCATGATGAGTTTACCTTTGAAAACCAGGAAGCGGAGGCCGTGCTGAAAGAAGAAGAGATTCCCGCTGTGCTGGACAAGTTTCAGGAAAGACTGAGCGCACTGGAGGCTGTTGATGCAGCCGCTGTGCAGGCTTTACTGAAGGGGCTGGTAAAAGAACTGAAGCTGCCCGGGAAAAAGGTATATATGCCCATCCGTATTGCCCTCACGGGGAAAATGCATGGACCTGAGCTGCCCCATTTCATACCGGTTATTGGTAAGGAAAGAGCCTTGCGCCGCCTGTCCGCTTCCCGGTCTAAAATCTGA
- a CDS encoding VanW family protein encodes MKNWQSTIAFLLIICFGIVFFAGGTSLFSSRVYAGVTVDGVSLAGCSREDVQQLLAVWRQELLQKRIKVYYGENSFDLAAQQIDLDWDIAAAANEAWNYGRDGGLWTRMKKIYQAREEGYHVTLRVQYNKDKLDRYIAEWRQAVEREPRNAAISMQSGTVLPQEQGMRLAVETAGPAVLKALSTVDVPAVILPVVTVPPEVTVQDVAARGIGDLWGSYTTDFNEDDINRSANIILAANKINGKILEPGAVFSFNEVVGPREKEYGFKEAMELMDGELVPGIGGGICQVSSTLYNAVLLSNLTVVERYNHSKALGYVPLGRDATVVYGLLDFKFANNTGAPVLITAEIQRGRLSIGLFGRGKMKEAVKIISTDKKAILPAEVRKEDQTLYLGETEVEKPGKPGYEITTLRIVESGGQEIKREVLAKDRYLPEDKIIKMGTRMPPFARAGGE; translated from the coding sequence TTGAAAAACTGGCAGTCCACGATAGCTTTCTTGTTGATTATTTGCTTTGGTATCGTTTTTTTTGCCGGAGGAACTTCGCTGTTTTCCTCCCGAGTGTATGCCGGTGTAACGGTGGACGGGGTATCGCTGGCGGGCTGCAGCCGGGAGGATGTGCAGCAACTCCTGGCCGTTTGGCGTCAGGAGTTGCTGCAAAAACGAATCAAGGTATATTATGGAGAGAATTCTTTTGATTTGGCGGCACAGCAGATTGATCTTGACTGGGATATTGCTGCTGCTGCCAATGAGGCGTGGAATTATGGCCGAGACGGCGGGCTTTGGACCAGAATGAAAAAAATTTATCAGGCAAGAGAAGAGGGCTATCATGTTACGCTGCGGGTACAGTATAATAAAGATAAGCTTGACCGTTATATAGCCGAGTGGCGGCAAGCGGTGGAACGGGAGCCGCGTAATGCGGCGATCAGTATGCAGAGCGGCACGGTGCTGCCGCAGGAGCAGGGAATGCGGTTAGCGGTAGAGACCGCAGGTCCTGCTGTGCTTAAGGCATTGTCCACTGTGGATGTGCCGGCGGTGATTTTGCCGGTTGTGACGGTGCCGCCGGAAGTTACCGTGCAGGATGTTGCCGCCAGGGGGATTGGCGATCTATGGGGCAGTTATACCACAGATTTTAATGAGGACGATATCAACCGGTCGGCGAACATTATTCTGGCCGCTAATAAAATAAACGGGAAGATTCTGGAGCCCGGTGCCGTTTTCTCTTTTAATGAAGTGGTTGGCCCCCGGGAAAAAGAGTATGGATTTAAAGAAGCGATGGAATTGATGGACGGTGAACTGGTGCCCGGAATTGGCGGGGGAATTTGCCAGGTTTCCTCTACGCTGTACAATGCGGTACTGCTTTCCAACCTGACGGTAGTGGAGCGGTACAATCACTCGAAGGCCTTGGGCTATGTGCCTTTGGGGCGGGATGCTACGGTTGTATATGGCTTGCTTGATTTTAAATTTGCTAACAATACCGGCGCGCCGGTTTTGATTACGGCCGAAATTCAACGGGGCCGCTTGAGTATTGGCCTGTTTGGCCGGGGAAAAATGAAGGAAGCGGTCAAAATTATTTCGACTGACAAGAAAGCCATTTTACCGGCTGAGGTCAGGAAAGAAGACCAAACGCTCTATTTGGGTGAAACGGAAGTGGAAAAACCGGGAAAGCCCGGTTATGAAATCACTACCCTGCGGATTGTGGAATCCGGGGGGCAGGAAATTAAACGGGAAGTCCTGGCAAAGGATAGATATTTGCCTGAAGATAAAATTATAAAAATGGGGACACGGATGCCGCCATTTGCAAGAGCCGGTGGCGAGTGA